A stretch of DNA from Desulfurella amilsii:
AATAAGCTGTGCCTCTTGGGACTTGAATTTTTTGAATGTTTAGTACTTTATAGTCTTTCATGTTGTTTGTGTCTAAAAACTGCCTAATCATATCATTTGCTTTTGCCTCTCCAATATTTTGAATTGGATATTGGGATTGACCAAAACCTCTCATCATTGGCCCAGGACCACCACCATAAGCATATGGCCCAGCAACGGCAATGCTGTAGCTTAAAAATACACCTGTTAGGGCAAGCGCTAATTTTTTCATAAAAACCTCCATTTTGATTTAGGTATAATATAATAATAGCACAACAAAAGTCAACAAAAAATTACATAAATGTAATTAAATTTGGAATGGATTTTGCTAATATTTACAATTGGGAGGTAGGATATGAAGTGGAAACACTTAAGTTTAGTAAGCATCGCTTTTGTGCTTGCTTCATGCTCAAACGCTCAAATCAAAGCAAATTACGAAAAAATGCCGCAATATGTAAAAGATCAGCCATCTATAGAAGAAAGTAATAAAGGTGCTTTAGGGTCTTTGTGGAGCGATGGTTCTTCTAGCCTAGTTGGTGATATAAAAGCTTCACATGTAGGTGATTTGGTAACAGTAATTGTTAGCGAACAAACTGTAAGTCAAAATACTTCTCAAACACAAACAAGTGAGTCATCCACAACAAATAGTGGCCTTACCACACTGCTTGGTATGCAAAATCGCATTTTTAGCGCTCTTAATTTAGCAAATGGAGGCAATAACAATCTAACAAACTTCGGTGGCTCAAGTAGCTATAAGGGTACTGGCACAAACCAATCGAGCAACACACTAACAGCAACCTTAGAAGCAAGAATTATTAAAGCATTACCTAATAACAGGTTCTTTATAAGAGGCGAGAAACAAGTATATACAAATGGCGAGGAGAACACAGTAGTATTAACAGGAATAATAAGCAAATACGATATTTCAAGCTCCAATACAATTGACTCAAGCTTGATTTCTGATGCTAAAATATATTATAATGGTAATGGTGTCGTAAGTGATACGCACAACATAGGGTGGCTTGCAAAATTATGGCAACTTATAAGACCTTTTTAAGAGTTATTGTAGTTATTATAGTTTTTTCATATAGTATAGGCGCTTATGCAACTGATGTTAGAATTGGAGACATTACAAATGTAAGAGGCGTCAGGCAAAATCAGCTTGTGGGATATGGTCTTGTGGCAGGACTTGCTGGCACAGGTGATGGCACAAACGCTAAATTTACAATACAATCTATTATTAATACGCTAAGAAGATTTAATATTAACCTACCTCCTGCACTAACAGCAAGCTTACAAACAAAAAATATTGCAGCCGTAATGGTTACCGCTAACTTGCCACCTTTTATCAAGGAAGGCTCTAGAATAAATGTAACCGTAGCTTCTATTGGTGATGCCAAAAGCTTGCAAGGTGGCACGCTTCTTATGACACCACTTATTGGTGCAAATGAGAACGTTTATGCAGTAGCACAGGGTCCTTTGTCAATTGGCGGTTTTAGTTTTGGCACAGCAGGGGGCAATGTGAGACAAAATTTCCCAACAACAGCTATAATACCAGATGGCGCTTTAGTAGAGCGTCAAGTTGAGGTTAACTTATCTGGCATGAATAAATTGTACTTTGATTTAAATCATCCAGACTTTACTATGGCAAACCGCATACAGCAGGCAATCAATTCACATTTTAAGCAATACATCGCCCATGCCAATGATTCAGGCAGTGTTGTTGTAGATATTCCAGATTTCTATAAAGGCGATATGGTAGGCTTTGTATCTTCAATAAACCAATTAACAGTTGAAAACGAAGTAAAACCGAAAGTAGTGATAGATGAAAGAACAGGCACGGTGGTAATTGGTGGAGATGTAACAATAAATCCAGTTAGCGTATCCCATGGCAACTTAACTGTAACAATTAGCCCAAACAAGCAGGTGTCACAACCAGCACCATTGTCGGCTGGCCA
This window harbors:
- a CDS encoding flagellar basal body L-ring protein FlgH, which gives rise to MKWKHLSLVSIAFVLASCSNAQIKANYEKMPQYVKDQPSIEESNKGALGSLWSDGSSSLVGDIKASHVGDLVTVIVSEQTVSQNTSQTQTSESSTTNSGLTTLLGMQNRIFSALNLANGGNNNLTNFGGSSSYKGTGTNQSSNTLTATLEARIIKALPNNRFFIRGEKQVYTNGEENTVVLTGIISKYDISSSNTIDSSLISDAKIYYNGNGVVSDTHNIGWLAKLWQLIRPF
- a CDS encoding flagellar basal body P-ring protein FlgI; translation: MATYKTFLRVIVVIIVFSYSIGAYATDVRIGDITNVRGVRQNQLVGYGLVAGLAGTGDGTNAKFTIQSIINTLRRFNINLPPALTASLQTKNIAAVMVTANLPPFIKEGSRINVTVASIGDAKSLQGGTLLMTPLIGANENVYAVAQGPLSIGGFSFGTAGGNVRQNFPTTAIIPDGALVERQVEVNLSGMNKLYFDLNHPDFTMANRIQQAINSHFKQYIAHANDSGSVVVDIPDFYKGDMVGFVSSINQLTVENEVKPKVVIDERTGTVVIGGDVTINPVSVSHGNLTVTISPNKQVSQPAPLSAGQTTVTQNPTITVNQEQSHFLNFYKGATVKDLVNALNKAGATPNDIIAILEALKQAGSLNASLEVM